AGCGCCGCCGACCCGACCAGCACCGCGATGTCCAACGCCGCATTGGTGGGCGTTCCGATCAGCAGGCCGCGCAGTGCATTCACTTCATAACTCAGGGGATTGACCGCCGACAGCCAACGTAGCCACTGGGGCATGACCTCCACCGGGTACAGCGCATTGGAGGCGAAGAACAGCGGCATGGTGATGGCCTGGCCGATGCCCATCAGCCGGTCCCGGTTGCGCACCAGCCCGGCCAGCGACATCGACAGGCAGGCGAAGAACGCCGAGCCGAGCATCACGACCGCCATCGCGCCGAGGATGCGCAACGGGTTCACCGTCATGTGCACGCCGATGACATACGCCAGCGCCACGACACCGATGACCTGCACCACCGAACGCACCCCGGCGGCGAACGCCTTCCCGGTGATCAGGGCCGACGGTGGCGCCGGAGTGACCATCAGTTTGGCCAGGATGCCCGCATCGCGGTCCCAGATGATCTGGATGCCATAGAAGATCGAGATGAACAGTGCCGACTGCGCGATGATCCCCGGTGCCAGGAACGCCAGATACGGCACGTCGCCGGTGTCGATCACGCCGAGCCGATTGAAGGTCTGCCCGAAGATGATCAGCCACAGGGCGGGCTGCACCATCCGGGTGAACAGCTCGGTGCGGTCGTGCCGCAGCTTCTGCACCTCGACGAGGGCGAATGCGCCCATCCGCGAGCCGATTCCGGGTATCCGGCGCCAGCCGCGCGGGGCACGGATCAGGGGGACGGGGATATCAACCGACACGGCGTGCCGTCCTTCGGGCGGCACGGACCTCACGCAGGCCGGCCGGAGCCGCGTTGTCGAGGTCCGAGCCGGCATAGTGGCGGAACACGTCCTCAAGGGTGGCATCCTTGCCGACTGTCGACTTCAGCTCGGACGGGGTGCCTTCGGCCTGCAGCCGGCCGTGATGCATCAGGATCACTCGGTCGCACAGGGCGTCCGCCTCGCCCATGTAGTGCGTCGTCAGTAGGACCGCCATCCCGAAGTCCTGCTGCATACGCTCGACCTGGTCCCAGACACTGTCGCGGGCAATGGGATCCAGGCCCACGGTCGGTTCGTCTAGGAGCAGTAGTGAGGGGCGGTTCACCAGTGCCTGCGCGAGCTCGAGGCGACGCACCATGCCGCCGGAGAAGCTGCCCGCGGGTTTGTCGGCGACCTCGGTCAGTCCCATGGCGTCGATCGCCTCGGCCACCCGGGTGGCGCGGTCCCGGCGCCCGATATCGTAGAGGCGGGCGAACAGTTCGACGTTCTGCCGACCCGTCAACGCCGCTTCGATGGAAAGTTGTTGTGGTACATAGCCGATGTTGTATCGGATATCCATGGTGTCGCGGCGGGCGTCCAGACCGAAGATATGGACCTGCCCCTGCTGGATCGGGGTGAGGGTGGTCAGGACGCGGATCGCGGTGGTCTTGCCGGCCCCGTTGGGCCCGAGCAGGCCGACCGTCTCGCCCGGGCGGACCAGCAGGTCGAGCCCGTCCACCGCGGTGAACTTGCCGTAGCGATGGGTGAGTCCGCGACAGTCGATGGCCGCAGCGGTCACGGGTTGTCCTCCTGCAGAATCCGGGTGAGCTCGGTGAGGACGTCCAGTCCGGCGGTGAGCGCGGCGATCTGGTCGTCGTCGAGTCGGTCCAGCGCACCAGCCAGTGCGGTGCGCCTGGCCTCGCGGGACCGATCGGCGATCTGCTGTGCGGCGGGAGCGAGCCGCAACCGGCCCACCCGGCGGTCGCTGCTGTCCACCGAACGGATCAGCAGGTCTTCGGCGGCGAGGCGGGAGACCAACGTGGAGGCGGTGTTGGGGGCCAGGCAGAGCTCGGCGGCCGCATCGCGCACCGACACCCCGGGGCGGCGGCCGACGAGTCGCAGAAGCTCGGTCTGTGACTGGGTCAGACCGTCGTG
This DNA window, taken from Mycolicibacterium neoaurum, encodes the following:
- a CDS encoding ABC transporter permease, whose product is MGAFALVEVQKLRHDRTELFTRMVQPALWLIIFGQTFNRLGVIDTGDVPYLAFLAPGIIAQSALFISIFYGIQIIWDRDAGILAKLMVTPAPPSALITGKAFAAGVRSVVQVIGVVALAYVIGVHMTVNPLRILGAMAVVMLGSAFFACLSMSLAGLVRNRDRLMGIGQAITMPLFFASNALYPVEVMPQWLRWLSAVNPLSYEVNALRGLLIGTPTNAALDIAVLVGSAALGVVTASALLRRLVR
- a CDS encoding ATP-binding cassette domain-containing protein, with protein sequence MTAAAIDCRGLTHRYGKFTAVDGLDLLVRPGETVGLLGPNGAGKTTAIRVLTTLTPIQQGQVHIFGLDARRDTMDIRYNIGYVPQQLSIEAALTGRQNVELFARLYDIGRRDRATRVAEAIDAMGLTEVADKPAGSFSGGMVRRLELAQALVNRPSLLLLDEPTVGLDPIARDSVWDQVERMQQDFGMAVLLTTHYMGEADALCDRVILMHHGRLQAEGTPSELKSTVGKDATLEDVFRHYAGSDLDNAAPAGLREVRAARRTARRVG
- a CDS encoding MarR family winged helix-turn-helix transcriptional regulator, whose translation is MRTRTDLAGELFGVVGRFRRQLRRSTKGTAGGFDHDGLTQSQTELLRLVGRRPGVSVRDAAAELCLAPNTASTLVSRLAAEDLLIRSVDSSDRRVGRLRLAPAAQQIADRSREARRTALAGALDRLDDDQIAALTAGLDVLTELTRILQEDNP